The following are encoded in a window of Arvicanthis niloticus isolate mArvNil1 chromosome 1, mArvNil1.pat.X, whole genome shotgun sequence genomic DNA:
- the Slc17a7 gene encoding vesicular glutamate transporter 1 isoform X2 has product MEFRQEEFRKLAGRALGRLHRLLEKRQEGAETLELSADGRPVTTHSRDPPVVDCTCFGLPRRYIIAIMSGLGFCISFGIRCNLGVAIVSMVNNSTTHRGGHVVVQTPYRSVPKQEAVTPTLGDIQGGDTEKAQFNWDPETVGLIHGSFFWGYIVTQIPGGFICQKFAANRVFGFAIVATSTLNMLIPSAARVHYGCVIFVRILQGLVEGVTYPACHGIWSKWAPPLERSRLATTAFCGSYAGAVVAMPLAGVLVQYSGWSSVFYVYGSFGIFWYLFWLLVSYESPALHPSISEEERKYIEDAIGESAKLMNPVTKFNTPWRRFFTSMPVYAIIVANFCRSWTFYLLLISQPAYFEEVFGFEISKVGLVSALPHLVMTIIVPIGGQIADFLRSRHIMSTTNVRKLMNCGGFGMEATLLLVVGYSHSKGVAISFLVLAVGFSGFAISGFNVNHLDIAPRYASILMGISNGVGTLSGMVCPIIVGAMTKHKTREEWQYVFLIASLVHYGGVIFYGVFASGEKQPWAEPEEMSEEKCGFVGHDQLAGSDESEMEDEAEPPGAPPAPPPSYGATHSTVQPPRPPPPVRDY; this is encoded by the exons GCGCGCCTTGGGGAGACTGCACCG GTTACTGGAGAAGCGGCAGGAAGGCGCGGAGACACTGGAGCTGAGTGCCGACGGGCGCCCAGTGACCACGCACTCGCGGGACCCGCCTGTGGTGGACTGCACCTGCTTTGGCCTCCCTCGCCGCTATATCATCGCCATCATGAGCGGTCTGGGTTTCTGCATAAGCTTTGGCATCCGCTGCAACCTGGGCGTGGCCATCGTGTCCATGGTTAACAACAGCACAACCCACCGCGGGGGCCACGTTGTGGTGCAG ACCCCATACAGGTCTGTCCCCAAACAGGAGGCAGTCACCCCCACACTTGGGGATATTCAGGGAGGGGATACTGAG AAAGCCCAGTTCAACTGGGATCCAGAGACTGTCGGCCTCATACATGGCTCCTTTTTCTGGGGCTACATTGTCACTCAGATTCCTGGAGGATTTATCTGCCAAAAATTCGCAGCCAACAG GGTCTTTGGCTTTGCCATTGTGGCTACCTCCACCCTAAACATGTTGATCCCTTCAGCAGCCCGTGTTCACTATGGCTGTGTCATCTTCGTGAGGATCCTTCAGGGATTGGTGGAG GGGGTCACATACCCTGCTTGCCACGGCATCTGGAGCAAATGGGCCCCTCCCTTAGAACGGAGTCGGCTGGCGACCACAGCCTTTTGCG GTTCCTATGCTGGGGCCGTGGTTGCCATGCCGCTGGCTGGGGTCCTGGTGCAGTACTCAGGATGGAGTTCTGTCTTCTATGTCTATG GCAGCTTCGGGATCTTTTGGTACTTGTTCTGGCTGCTTGTCTCCTACGAGTCCCCTGCACTGCACCCCAGCATCTCGGAGGAGGAGCGCAAATACATCGAGGATGCCATCGGAGAGAGTGCTAAGCTCATGAACCCTGTCACG aAGTTTAACACACCCTGGAGGCGCTTCTTTACGTCCATGCCCGTCTACGCCATCATCGTCGCCAACTTTTGCCGCAGCTGGACCTTCTACCTGCTCCTCATCTCCCAGCCCGCCTACTTTGAAGAGGTGTTCGGCTTTGAGATCAGCAAG GTGGGGCTGGTGTCGGCGCTGCCTCACCTTGTCATGACCATCATCGTACCCATCGGAGGCCAGATCGCCGACTTTCTGCGCAGTCGTCATATAATGTCCACGACCAATGTGCGAAAGCTGATGAACTGcgggg GTTTCGGGATGGAAGCCACACTGCTGCTGGTGGTCGGATACTCACACTCCAAGGGTGTGGCCATCTCCTTCCTCGTCCTGGCTGTGGGCTTCAGTGGCTTTGCCATCTCTG GGTTTAACGTGAACCACTTGGACATCGCCCCTCGCTATGCCAGCATCTTGATGGGCATTTCTAATGGCGTAGGTACACTGTCTGGGATGGTGTGCCCCATCATCGTGGGTGCAATGACCAAGCACAAG ACGCGGGAGGAGTGGCAGTACGTGTTTCTCATAGCCTCCCTGGTGCACTATGGAGGTGTCATCTTCTATGGGGTCTTTGCTTCGGGAGAGAAGCAGCCGTGGGCAGAGCCGGAGGAGATGAGCGAGgagaagtgtggctttgttggccACGACCAGCTGGCTGGCAGTGACGAAAGTGAAATGGAAGACGAGGCTGAGCCCCCGGGGGCACCGCCCGCGCCCCCTCCTTCCTATGGGGCCACACACAGCACAGTTCAGCCTCCGAGGCCCCCACCCCCTGTCCGGGACTACTGA
- the Slc17a7 gene encoding vesicular glutamate transporter 1 isoform X1 — MEFRQEEFRKLAGRALGRLHRLLEKRQEGAETLELSADGRPVTTHSRDPPVVDCTCFGLPRRYIIAIMSGLGFCISFGIRCNLGVAIVSMVNNSTTHRGGHVVVQKAQFNWDPETVGLIHGSFFWGYIVTQIPGGFICQKFAANRVFGFAIVATSTLNMLIPSAARVHYGCVIFVRILQGLVEGVTYPACHGIWSKWAPPLERSRLATTAFCGSYAGAVVAMPLAGVLVQYSGWSSVFYVYGSFGIFWYLFWLLVSYESPALHPSISEEERKYIEDAIGESAKLMNPVTKFNTPWRRFFTSMPVYAIIVANFCRSWTFYLLLISQPAYFEEVFGFEISKVGLVSALPHLVMTIIVPIGGQIADFLRSRHIMSTTNVRKLMNCGGFGMEATLLLVVGYSHSKGVAISFLVLAVGFSGFAISGFNVNHLDIAPRYASILMGISNGVGTLSGMVCPIIVGAMTKHKTREEWQYVFLIASLVHYGGVIFYGVFASGEKQPWAEPEEMSEEKCGFVGHDQLAGSDESEMEDEAEPPGAPPAPPPSYGATHSTVQPPRPPPPVRDY; from the exons GCGCGCCTTGGGGAGACTGCACCG GTTACTGGAGAAGCGGCAGGAAGGCGCGGAGACACTGGAGCTGAGTGCCGACGGGCGCCCAGTGACCACGCACTCGCGGGACCCGCCTGTGGTGGACTGCACCTGCTTTGGCCTCCCTCGCCGCTATATCATCGCCATCATGAGCGGTCTGGGTTTCTGCATAAGCTTTGGCATCCGCTGCAACCTGGGCGTGGCCATCGTGTCCATGGTTAACAACAGCACAACCCACCGCGGGGGCCACGTTGTGGTGCAG AAAGCCCAGTTCAACTGGGATCCAGAGACTGTCGGCCTCATACATGGCTCCTTTTTCTGGGGCTACATTGTCACTCAGATTCCTGGAGGATTTATCTGCCAAAAATTCGCAGCCAACAG GGTCTTTGGCTTTGCCATTGTGGCTACCTCCACCCTAAACATGTTGATCCCTTCAGCAGCCCGTGTTCACTATGGCTGTGTCATCTTCGTGAGGATCCTTCAGGGATTGGTGGAG GGGGTCACATACCCTGCTTGCCACGGCATCTGGAGCAAATGGGCCCCTCCCTTAGAACGGAGTCGGCTGGCGACCACAGCCTTTTGCG GTTCCTATGCTGGGGCCGTGGTTGCCATGCCGCTGGCTGGGGTCCTGGTGCAGTACTCAGGATGGAGTTCTGTCTTCTATGTCTATG GCAGCTTCGGGATCTTTTGGTACTTGTTCTGGCTGCTTGTCTCCTACGAGTCCCCTGCACTGCACCCCAGCATCTCGGAGGAGGAGCGCAAATACATCGAGGATGCCATCGGAGAGAGTGCTAAGCTCATGAACCCTGTCACG aAGTTTAACACACCCTGGAGGCGCTTCTTTACGTCCATGCCCGTCTACGCCATCATCGTCGCCAACTTTTGCCGCAGCTGGACCTTCTACCTGCTCCTCATCTCCCAGCCCGCCTACTTTGAAGAGGTGTTCGGCTTTGAGATCAGCAAG GTGGGGCTGGTGTCGGCGCTGCCTCACCTTGTCATGACCATCATCGTACCCATCGGAGGCCAGATCGCCGACTTTCTGCGCAGTCGTCATATAATGTCCACGACCAATGTGCGAAAGCTGATGAACTGcgggg GTTTCGGGATGGAAGCCACACTGCTGCTGGTGGTCGGATACTCACACTCCAAGGGTGTGGCCATCTCCTTCCTCGTCCTGGCTGTGGGCTTCAGTGGCTTTGCCATCTCTG GGTTTAACGTGAACCACTTGGACATCGCCCCTCGCTATGCCAGCATCTTGATGGGCATTTCTAATGGCGTAGGTACACTGTCTGGGATGGTGTGCCCCATCATCGTGGGTGCAATGACCAAGCACAAG ACGCGGGAGGAGTGGCAGTACGTGTTTCTCATAGCCTCCCTGGTGCACTATGGAGGTGTCATCTTCTATGGGGTCTTTGCTTCGGGAGAGAAGCAGCCGTGGGCAGAGCCGGAGGAGATGAGCGAGgagaagtgtggctttgttggccACGACCAGCTGGCTGGCAGTGACGAAAGTGAAATGGAAGACGAGGCTGAGCCCCCGGGGGCACCGCCCGCGCCCCCTCCTTCCTATGGGGCCACACACAGCACAGTTCAGCCTCCGAGGCCCCCACCCCCTGTCCGGGACTACTGA
- the Gfy gene encoding Golgi-associated olfactory signaling regulator produces the protein MQPFSPIFCFLIFLLDGLSSRAAPSASLPLGSDLQGMLQPSGMPTGTPENVTRDQPTPGYPATTPSEHSRTPPSASPHISIKNLRETPRPSLSLSLETPMPDQLTSIAESQGTSQMSPSKPTLAKPSETPIPDTTGIPPSESPETPKPNPSNTSFSESPETAHTDPTPTLHHESPELFKGDTPKLSPDEEPKIPSPSPTQFLSSKFLETYNSGATRNLNSALLPPTHPDPTESPQSAFLTTHNSNPTDVPQTQFPTAPNQSVTEIAVTSDLGTTSSLPTQPTTFREEATTPSEPGLSPSPKAPTATQVATPGLSTSDSLGTKELQLPQNPGPKGPDIPLPSARIAGAPAPLEHPNQVAPAVPQAPQRHSRGDTVDTIIVVERVKETGVTLVSRPRGSVGGALCLFFAGTGMLIGIFLLLWCLYRRASRHRSFAHHRLQDSGDEPVLHLDAPKDPLDLYFYAPDAWVPSHIATHQPPPTPPLPPKLPPPPRGPQRLEALSPAALSPNFV, from the exons ATGCAGCCCTTCAGCCCCATCTTCTgcttcctcatctttctccttgatggtctgagttccagggcagctccctcagcctctctgcctctgggctCTGATCTCCAGGGGATGCTTCAGCCCTCTGGGATGCCCACTGGTACTCCAGAAAATGTTACTAGAGATCAACCTACCCCAGGATACCCTGCAACCACTCCTTCTGAGCACTCCAGGACACCACCCTCAGCGTCCCCTCACATCTCCATAAAAAACTTAAGGGAGACGCCCAGACCCAGTCTTTCCCTTTCTCTAGAGACTCCCATGCCTGACCAGCTCACCTCAATAGCAGAATCCCAGGGTACTTCACAAATGAGCCCCTCCAAACCAACACTTGCTAAACCTTCTGAGACCCCCATACCTGACACAACTGGAATTCCCCCGTCTGAATCTCCTGAAACCCCAAAACCTAATCCCTCCAACACCTCATTCTCAGAGTCTCCTGAGACTGCACACACTGACCCCACGCCAACTCTACACCATGAATCCCCTGAACTCTTCAAAGGAGACACCCCCAAACTCTCACCTGATGAAGAGCCTAAGATACCAAGTCCTAGTCCCACCCAATTCCTCAGCTCCAAATTCCTAGAGACCTACAACTCTGGTGCCACCAGAAACCTCAATTCAGCCTTactaccacccacccaccctgacCCTACAGAAAGTCCACAGTCGGCCTTTCTCACCACCCACAACTCCAATCCCACTGACGTCCCCCAAACACAATTCCCCACAGCCCCCAATCAAAGTGTAACAGAGATAGCTGTAACCTCTGACTTGGGAACTACCTCTAGTCTTCCTACCCAACCAACAACCTTCAGGGAGGAAGCCACTACTCCCAGTGAGCCAGGCCTGAGTCCCAGCCCCAAAGCCCCTACAGCCACCCAAGTTGCCACTCCTGGCCTGTCCACCTCAGATTCCCTAGGGACCAAAGAGCTACAATTACCCCAGAACCCAGGCCCTAAAGGGCCAGATATCCCTCTTCCCTCAGCACGGATTGCAGGGGCCCCTGCTCCTCTAGAGCACCCCAATCAGGTAGCCCCTGCCGTGCCTCAGGCCCCTCAGAGACACAGCCGAGGAGACACAGTCGATACTATCATCGTGGTGGAGCGAGTGAAGGAGACTG GGGTGACTCTGGTCAGCCGCCCACGCGGCTCCGTCGGTGGGGCTCTGTGCCTGTTCTTCGCGGGGACAGGGATGCTGATTGGCATCTTCCTCCTGCTGTGGTGCCTCTACCGCCGGGCCTCCAGACACAGGTCCTTTGCACACCACAGGCTCCAGGACAGCGGAGATGAACCAG TTTTGCACCTGGATGCCCCGAAGGACCCGCTGGATCTCTACTTCTATGCCCCCGATGCATGGGTGCCCTCGCACATCGCCACGCACCAGCCACCTCCCACGCCCCCGCTGCCGCCCAAGCTGCCCCCTCCGCCTCGCGGGCCGCAGCGCCTGGAAGCCCTGTCGCCCGCCGCGCTGTCCCCCAACTTCGTCTGA
- the Pth2 gene encoding tuberoinfundibular peptide of 39 residues isoform X1: MVTLTSCPLCSQVMETCQMSRSPRERLLLLLLLLLLVPWGTGPASGVALPLAGVFRLRAPGRAWVDLGTPLSRRSLALADDAAFRERARLLAALERRRWLDSYMQKLLLLDAP; the protein is encoded by the exons ATGGTGACATTGACATCCTGTCCCCTGTGTTCACAGGTGATGGAGACCTGCCAGATGTCCAGGAGCCCCCGAGAgcggctgctgctgcttttgctgctgctactgcttgTGCCCTGGGGCACTGGCCCTGCCTCAGGTGTTGCCCTGCCCCTCGCTGGTGTGTTCAG GCTCCGCGCCCCCGGCCGTGCCTGGGTGGACTTAGGTACCCCCCTGTCTCGGCGCAGCCTGGCGCTAGCTGACGACGCAGCCTTTCGGGAGCGCGCCCGCCTGCTGGCCGCCCTGGAGCGCCGCCGCTGGCTGGACTCTTACATGCAGAAGCTGTTGCTACTGGACGCGCCCTGA
- the Pth2 gene encoding tuberoinfundibular peptide of 39 residues isoform X2 yields the protein METCQMSRSPRERLLLLLLLLLLVPWGTGPASGVALPLAGVFRLRAPGRAWVDLGTPLSRRSLALADDAAFRERARLLAALERRRWLDSYMQKLLLLDAP from the exons ATGGAGACCTGCCAGATGTCCAGGAGCCCCCGAGAgcggctgctgctgcttttgctgctgctactgcttgTGCCCTGGGGCACTGGCCCTGCCTCAGGTGTTGCCCTGCCCCTCGCTGGTGTGTTCAG GCTCCGCGCCCCCGGCCGTGCCTGGGTGGACTTAGGTACCCCCCTGTCTCGGCGCAGCCTGGCGCTAGCTGACGACGCAGCCTTTCGGGAGCGCGCCCGCCTGCTGGCCGCCCTGGAGCGCCGCCGCTGGCTGGACTCTTACATGCAGAAGCTGTTGCTACTGGACGCGCCCTGA